A stretch of Myxococcus hansupus DNA encodes these proteins:
- a CDS encoding branched-chain amino acid ABC transporter permease has translation MAQLLQHLINGLAAGTIYALVALGYTMVYGVLKLINFAHGDVMMVGVYMGYATAFALGRDMRSSLLGVAVVFAVAMLGCALLGFIIERFAYRPLREKPRLTALITAIGISFALSYGFQLDIGFLPGAAPRAFPEVIEPVEWLVIGDRDVVVWNWQVISFGIAVTLMVGLQFLVFRTRFGRAMRAVSWDHRVAALMGIPTDRVIALTFMLSSALAAGAGLLYAIKDTSVSPLMGLYVGLKAFVAAVIGGIGHVPGAVIGGLVLGLVEEFVVGYAASTWRDAVAFGFLILVLLVKPGGLFGRVAAEKV, from the coding sequence ATGGCGCAGCTTCTTCAGCATCTCATCAACGGACTGGCCGCCGGCACCATCTATGCGCTCGTCGCGCTCGGCTACACGATGGTGTACGGCGTCCTGAAGCTCATCAACTTCGCCCACGGCGACGTCATGATGGTCGGCGTCTACATGGGCTACGCCACCGCGTTCGCGCTCGGGCGCGACATGCGCAGCTCCCTGTTGGGCGTGGCCGTCGTGTTCGCCGTGGCCATGTTGGGCTGCGCGCTGCTCGGGTTCATCATCGAGCGCTTCGCGTACCGCCCCCTGCGGGAGAAGCCGCGCCTCACCGCGCTCATCACCGCCATTGGCATCTCGTTCGCGCTGTCCTACGGCTTCCAGTTGGACATCGGCTTCCTGCCGGGCGCGGCGCCTCGGGCCTTCCCGGAGGTCATCGAGCCGGTGGAGTGGCTCGTGATTGGCGACCGCGACGTGGTGGTGTGGAACTGGCAGGTCATCAGCTTCGGCATCGCCGTGACGCTGATGGTGGGCCTCCAGTTCCTGGTGTTCCGCACGCGTTTCGGGCGCGCCATGCGGGCCGTGTCCTGGGACCACCGCGTGGCGGCGCTCATGGGCATCCCCACCGACCGCGTCATCGCGCTCACGTTCATGCTCAGCAGCGCGCTGGCGGCGGGCGCCGGCCTGCTCTACGCCATCAAGGACACGTCGGTGAGCCCGCTGATGGGCCTGTACGTGGGCCTCAAGGCCTTCGTGGCGGCGGTGATTGGCGGCATCGGCCATGTGCCGGGCGCCGTGATTGGCGGGCTGGTGCTGGGGCTGGTGGAGGAGTTCGTGGTGGGCTACGCGGCCAGCACCTGGCGTGACGCGGTGGCCTTCGGGTTCCTCATCCTGGTGCTGCTGGTGAAGCCGGGCGGCCTCTTCGGCCGTGTCGCCGCGGAGAAGGTGTAA
- a CDS encoding YsnF/AvaK domain-containing protein — translation MRWDVREGMRVFTADGTRLGTVVGCGEESFAIEGGLLRVKGFTARYGDVVDVRDADVHLGLTRDEVSPSEGAGGGPPESVLSSSFATPAELVVPLAHEEAHPRVVVHETGQVRIHKVVRTEVRQFSVPVRREELLVERVSEQAVAAEGAPVAAASAQPVLEGLVPFEAGTFVIPLREERVEFTKTVHVWQEVAVSRYTAEELQKVHATVRKETAEVEERGEVLHDGPVDGLHS, via the coding sequence ATGCGCTGGGACGTACGGGAAGGAATGCGGGTCTTCACGGCGGATGGGACGCGGCTGGGCACGGTGGTGGGCTGCGGCGAGGAGTCGTTCGCCATTGAAGGGGGGCTGCTGCGCGTGAAGGGCTTCACCGCGCGCTACGGTGACGTGGTGGACGTGCGCGACGCCGACGTGCACCTGGGGCTCACCCGGGACGAGGTGTCACCCTCCGAGGGCGCCGGTGGTGGCCCGCCCGAATCCGTGCTGTCCTCCAGCTTCGCGACGCCCGCAGAGCTGGTGGTGCCGCTGGCGCATGAGGAGGCCCACCCCCGCGTCGTGGTGCACGAGACGGGGCAGGTGCGCATCCACAAGGTGGTCCGCACGGAGGTGCGGCAGTTCTCCGTGCCCGTGCGGCGCGAGGAGCTGCTGGTGGAGCGGGTGTCCGAGCAGGCCGTGGCCGCGGAAGGCGCACCGGTGGCCGCCGCGTCCGCCCAGCCGGTGCTGGAGGGGCTCGTGCCCTTCGAGGCGGGCACGTTCGTCATCCCCCTGCGCGAGGAGCGGGTGGAGTTCACCAAGACCGTCCATGTCTGGCAGGAGGTCGCGGTTTCCCGGTACACCGCCGAGGAACTCCAGAAGGTCCATGCCACCGTTCGGAAAGAGACGGCCGAGGTGGAGGAGCGGGGCGAGGTGCTCCACGACGGCCCGGTGGACGGGCTGCACTCCTGA
- the dnaK gene encoding molecular chaperone DnaK — MGKVIGIDLGTTNSCVAVMEGGEPVVIPNSEGSRTTPSMVGFTDSGERLVGQIAKRQAITNPENTVFAAKRLIGRKFDSPEAKKAIGVSPFKVASSPNGDAWVEIRGKGYSPPEVSAIVLMKMKQTAEDYLGEQVTEAVVTVPAYFNDSQRQATKDAGRIAGLNVLRIINEPTAAALAYGLDKVQEGGTERIAVYDLGGGTFDISILELNAGVFEVKSTNGDTFLGGEDFDQRLIDYLAKRFAEQNNGLDLRKDRMALQRLKEAAERAKHELSSAPETEVNLPFITADATGPKHLTETVDRATFEALVTDLIDRTIEPCRIALKDAGLPAQQINQVLLVGGMTRMPRVQQKVKEFFGKDPHKGINPDEVVAVGAAIQGGVLKGEVKDVLLLDVTPLSLGVETAGGVFTKIIDKNTTIPCKKSQVFSTAVDNQPLVSVHVLQGEREMAADNKTLARFELVGIPPAPRGVPQIEVSFDIDANGIVHVSAKDLGTGKVQQVRVVSNSGLSEAEIQAMISDAQSHATDDKKKELAELRNNADGLIYTTEKSLEEYASLLSEKDREEIKADLERLKEVLNTTDTAVLKESFQRLEGSAYRIADAIYTGQAS; from the coding sequence ATGGGCAAGGTGATTGGAATCGACCTTGGGACGACCAACTCGTGCGTCGCCGTCATGGAGGGCGGCGAGCCGGTGGTCATCCCCAACAGCGAAGGCAGCCGGACCACGCCTTCCATGGTGGGCTTCACCGACTCGGGTGAGCGCCTGGTGGGGCAGATTGCCAAGCGGCAGGCCATCACCAACCCGGAGAACACCGTCTTCGCGGCGAAGCGGCTCATTGGCCGCAAGTTCGACTCGCCCGAGGCCAAGAAGGCCATTGGCGTGTCCCCGTTCAAGGTGGCCTCCAGCCCCAACGGCGACGCGTGGGTGGAGATTCGCGGCAAGGGCTACAGCCCGCCCGAGGTCTCCGCCATCGTCCTGATGAAGATGAAGCAGACGGCGGAGGACTATCTCGGTGAGCAGGTCACCGAGGCGGTCGTCACCGTTCCGGCCTACTTCAACGACAGCCAGCGCCAGGCCACCAAGGACGCCGGCCGCATCGCCGGACTCAACGTCCTGCGCATCATCAACGAGCCCACCGCGGCGGCCCTGGCCTACGGCCTGGACAAGGTGCAGGAGGGTGGCACCGAGCGCATCGCCGTCTATGACTTGGGCGGCGGCACCTTCGATATCTCCATCCTGGAGCTCAACGCCGGCGTGTTCGAGGTCAAGAGCACCAACGGCGACACGTTCCTGGGCGGTGAGGACTTCGACCAGCGGCTCATCGACTACCTGGCCAAGCGCTTCGCCGAGCAGAACAACGGCCTGGACCTGCGCAAGGACCGCATGGCGCTCCAGCGCCTGAAGGAGGCCGCCGAGCGCGCCAAGCACGAGCTGTCCAGCGCGCCGGAGACGGAGGTGAACCTGCCGTTCATCACCGCCGATGCCACCGGCCCCAAGCACCTGACGGAGACCGTGGACCGCGCCACCTTCGAGGCGCTGGTGACGGACCTCATCGACCGCACCATCGAGCCGTGCCGCATCGCCCTGAAGGACGCGGGCCTGCCCGCGCAGCAAATCAATCAGGTGCTGCTGGTGGGCGGCATGACGCGCATGCCGCGCGTGCAGCAGAAGGTGAAGGAGTTCTTCGGAAAGGACCCTCACAAGGGCATCAACCCGGACGAGGTCGTCGCCGTGGGCGCGGCCATCCAGGGCGGCGTGCTCAAGGGCGAGGTGAAGGACGTCCTCCTGCTGGACGTCACGCCGCTGTCGCTCGGTGTCGAGACGGCCGGTGGCGTCTTCACCAAGATCATCGACAAGAACACCACCATCCCCTGCAAGAAGAGCCAGGTGTTCTCCACCGCGGTGGACAACCAGCCGCTGGTGAGCGTGCACGTGCTCCAGGGCGAGCGCGAGATGGCGGCGGACAACAAGACGCTGGCGCGCTTCGAACTGGTGGGCATCCCGCCGGCGCCGCGTGGCGTGCCGCAAATCGAGGTGTCCTTCGACATCGACGCGAACGGCATCGTGCACGTCAGCGCCAAGGACCTGGGCACCGGCAAGGTGCAGCAGGTGCGCGTGGTGAGCAACTCCGGCCTGTCCGAGGCGGAGATCCAGGCGATGATTTCCGACGCGCAGTCGCACGCCACCGACGACAAGAAGAAGGAGCTGGCGGAGCTGCGCAACAACGCGGACGGCCTCATCTACACGACGGAGAAGAGCCTGGAGGAGTACGCCAGCCTCCTGTCGGAGAAGGACCGCGAGGAAATCAAGGCGGACCTGGAGCGCCTCAAGGAGGTGCTCAACACCACCGACACGGCGGTGCTCAAGGAGTCCTTCCAGCGCCTGGAGGGCAGCGCCTACCGCATCGCGGACGCCATCTACACGGGGCAGGCGAGCTGA
- a CDS encoding YsnF/AvaK domain-containing protein produces the protein MYQRSDIKEGMVVRSIDGEKLGKVFAVGEGEFHIEKGLFFPKDYLVRYSEISRIDGAEIILSHGKEMLSRLSDEGRADTLAGTGAGAGVGPGAVGLDTDRATARSRAGIDTSADTVSRGTYDTGYDTRLGKEARYGAGLDTDTAVGARGLHGREEDITIPVHKEEVDVLKRDVQAGEVRVHKDVVEEDQEIDVPVRRERVRVERRDVSPGRPAMNASFQEETVVVPLRAEEVEVQKRAVVSEEVVIHKDEIDEERHISEHVRREQVDVRTEGSDERPRTLNAPTDDPLKRGY, from the coding sequence ATGTACCAACGCAGCGACATCAAGGAAGGGATGGTCGTCCGCAGCATCGACGGCGAGAAGCTCGGCAAGGTCTTCGCCGTGGGCGAGGGCGAGTTCCATATCGAGAAGGGCCTGTTCTTCCCCAAGGACTACCTGGTCCGGTACTCCGAAATCAGCCGCATCGACGGCGCCGAAATCATCCTCAGCCACGGCAAGGAGATGCTGAGCCGCCTGTCGGATGAGGGCCGCGCGGACACCCTCGCCGGGACGGGCGCGGGCGCCGGTGTGGGCCCTGGCGCGGTGGGCCTGGACACCGACCGGGCCACGGCGCGCTCCCGCGCGGGCATCGACACCAGCGCGGACACGGTGAGCAGAGGCACCTACGACACGGGCTACGACACGCGGCTGGGCAAGGAGGCCCGCTACGGCGCGGGGCTGGACACGGACACCGCCGTGGGCGCGCGCGGCCTGCATGGCCGCGAGGAGGACATCACCATCCCCGTGCACAAGGAGGAGGTGGACGTCCTCAAGCGGGACGTCCAGGCGGGTGAGGTCCGCGTCCACAAGGACGTCGTGGAGGAGGACCAGGAAATCGACGTCCCCGTCCGCCGCGAGCGCGTCCGCGTGGAGCGCCGCGACGTGAGCCCGGGCCGCCCGGCGATGAACGCCTCCTTCCAGGAGGAGACCGTGGTCGTCCCGCTGCGCGCCGAGGAGGTCGAGGTCCAGAAGCGCGCCGTCGTCAGCGAGGAGGTCGTCATCCACAAGGATGAAATCGACGAGGAGCGCCACATCTCCGAGCACGTGCGCCGGGAGCAGGTGGACGTCCGCACCGAGGGCAGCGACGAGCGGCCCCGCACGCTGAACGCGCCCACCGACGACCCGCTGAAGCGCGGGTACTGA
- a CDS encoding serine/threonine-protein kinase: MSVHRMADVILEDCLERGLDLDSGLDVFLTQCARLVHAPAGFVSLRGTRGPVVTRVLGEPGVDVQQAAFWQGIRKLDDGRTLFCTRLALGSLELGGLGLVAEGRFEDGGRMVMKLVEAIGEQLDTAVLGFLALTGGKSALERLDGLAADTPPPSRGHIGRYEVVTPLGTGGMAQVLVARTRGPEGLGRMVALKRILPHLSSDPSVVEQFLDEARIGLRLAHPNLVHVYDFGEAEGAYFIAMELVRGVDLERLIRAVRGPLEPAHAVAVVCQGLMGLQAAHSLLGEDGAPLELVHRDMSPHNLMVGFDGRVKVLDFGVAKARAQRTVTLPGIVKGKPLYMSPEQARGMKLDARSDLFSMGLILYQALTGVRAFEKPDELATMHAICDEALPSRPSHISRSLWSVLRTALAKRPEARFGSAEEMAERLADACRPASDSELVQLMLKHFPDRNREFERLERSPPAGPLGSADETPIMRPVRLKTPG, translated from the coding sequence ATGTCCGTGCATCGCATGGCGGACGTCATCCTGGAGGACTGCTTGGAGCGAGGCCTGGACCTCGACTCCGGGCTGGACGTGTTCCTCACGCAGTGTGCCCGGCTGGTGCATGCCCCCGCGGGCTTCGTGTCCTTGCGCGGCACGCGCGGCCCCGTGGTGACGCGGGTGCTGGGCGAGCCCGGCGTGGACGTCCAGCAGGCGGCGTTCTGGCAGGGCATCCGCAAGCTCGACGACGGGCGGACGCTCTTCTGCACCCGGCTGGCCCTGGGCAGCCTGGAGCTGGGCGGCTTGGGGTTGGTGGCGGAGGGCCGCTTCGAGGACGGCGGCCGGATGGTGATGAAGCTGGTGGAGGCCATCGGCGAGCAGCTCGACACCGCCGTGCTGGGCTTCCTCGCGCTGACGGGGGGCAAGAGCGCGCTGGAGCGGTTGGACGGGCTCGCCGCGGATACGCCGCCCCCGTCGCGAGGCCACATCGGCCGCTATGAGGTGGTGACGCCCCTGGGCACGGGCGGCATGGCCCAGGTGCTGGTGGCCCGGACGCGAGGGCCGGAGGGCCTGGGCCGCATGGTGGCCCTCAAGCGCATCCTCCCGCACCTGTCCTCGGACCCCTCCGTCGTGGAGCAGTTCCTGGACGAGGCCCGCATCGGGCTGCGGCTGGCGCACCCCAACCTGGTGCACGTCTACGACTTCGGCGAGGCGGAGGGCGCCTACTTCATCGCCATGGAGCTGGTGCGCGGCGTGGACCTGGAGCGGCTCATCCGCGCCGTTCGGGGCCCGCTGGAGCCGGCGCACGCGGTGGCGGTGGTGTGCCAGGGGTTGATGGGCCTGCAGGCCGCGCACTCGCTGCTCGGCGAGGATGGCGCGCCGCTCGAGCTGGTGCACCGGGACATGTCCCCGCACAACCTCATGGTGGGGTTCGACGGGCGGGTGAAGGTGCTGGACTTCGGCGTGGCCAAGGCGCGCGCGCAGCGCACGGTGACGCTGCCGGGCATCGTGAAGGGCAAGCCGCTGTACATGTCCCCGGAGCAGGCGCGGGGCATGAAGCTGGACGCGCGCAGCGACCTGTTCTCGATGGGTCTCATCCTCTACCAGGCGCTCACCGGCGTGCGCGCCTTCGAGAAGCCCGACGAGCTGGCCACCATGCACGCCATCTGCGACGAGGCGCTGCCGTCCCGGCCCTCGCACATCTCCCGCTCGCTGTGGAGCGTGCTGCGGACCGCGCTGGCCAAGCGGCCCGAGGCGCGCTTCGGCAGCGCGGAGGAGATGGCGGAGCGGTTGGCGGATGCCTGCCGGCCCGCGAGCGATTCAGAGCTGGTGCAGCTCATGCTGAAGCACTTCCCTGACCGCAACCGGGAGTTCGAACGGCTGGAGCGCTCACCCCCGGCGGGGCCGCTGGGCAGCGCGGATGAGACGCCCATCATGCGCCCGGTGCGGCTGAAGACCCCGGGCTGA
- a CDS encoding ABC transporter substrate-binding protein translates to MRRLAPMLLAALAVMAAACEKKTQPAPSGEGGSQAAQGQGAAPGGAPADANTILLGQVGSLTGGQATFGISTRNGIELALKEANAAGGVKGKKLAIRVYDNQSKPEEAAQAATRLITQDKVALILGDVASSNSLAMAEKAQAAGVPMITPSSTNPTVTDKGDYIFRVCFIDPFQGFVMAKFARENLKLNKVAVLQDNKSAYSIGLADVFTRKFTEMGGKVVAVESYSQGDTDYRAQLTAIRKSQPEGIYVPGYYSEVGIIARQAREVGLKVPLMGGDGWDSEKLFELGGSAISGSYFSNHYSPDNPDPRVQKFIADYKAAYGAVPDALAALGYDAARVAVAALERAKDLSGPAVRDAIAQTKDFPGVAGTVSLDANRNAVKSAVVLKVEDGKTQYVTTINP, encoded by the coding sequence ATGCGACGACTTGCCCCGATGCTCCTCGCCGCGCTCGCCGTCATGGCGGCCGCTTGCGAGAAGAAGACGCAGCCCGCTCCTTCGGGTGAAGGAGGCTCGCAGGCCGCGCAGGGGCAGGGAGCAGCGCCGGGTGGCGCTCCGGCGGACGCGAACACCATCCTGCTGGGGCAGGTGGGCTCGCTCACCGGTGGCCAGGCCACCTTCGGCATCTCCACGCGCAACGGCATCGAGCTGGCCCTCAAGGAGGCCAATGCCGCGGGCGGCGTGAAGGGCAAGAAGCTGGCGATTCGCGTCTACGACAACCAGAGCAAGCCCGAGGAGGCCGCCCAGGCCGCCACGCGCCTGATTACGCAGGACAAGGTCGCGCTCATCCTGGGTGACGTGGCGTCGTCCAACTCGCTGGCCATGGCGGAGAAGGCGCAGGCGGCGGGCGTGCCCATGATTACGCCGTCCTCCACCAACCCCACCGTCACCGACAAGGGTGACTACATCTTCCGCGTCTGCTTCATCGACCCGTTCCAGGGCTTCGTGATGGCGAAGTTCGCGCGGGAGAACCTGAAGCTGAACAAGGTGGCGGTGCTCCAGGACAACAAGAGCGCGTACTCCATTGGCCTGGCCGACGTGTTCACGCGCAAGTTCACGGAGATGGGCGGCAAGGTGGTCGCGGTGGAGAGCTACAGCCAGGGCGACACCGACTACCGCGCCCAGCTCACCGCCATCCGCAAGTCGCAGCCGGAGGGCATCTACGTGCCGGGCTACTACAGCGAGGTGGGCATCATCGCCCGCCAGGCGCGCGAGGTGGGCCTGAAGGTCCCGCTGATGGGCGGCGACGGCTGGGACTCCGAGAAGCTCTTCGAGCTGGGCGGCAGCGCCATTTCGGGCAGCTACTTCTCCAACCACTACTCGCCGGACAACCCGGACCCGCGCGTGCAGAAGTTCATCGCGGACTACAAGGCGGCCTACGGCGCGGTGCCGGACGCCCTGGCGGCGCTGGGCTACGACGCCGCCCGCGTGGCGGTGGCCGCGCTGGAGCGCGCCAAGGACCTGAGCGGTCCGGCCGTGCGTGACGCCATCGCGCAGACGAAGGACTTCCCGGGCGTGGCGGGCACGGTCAGCCTGGACGCCAACCGGAACGCCGTGAAGTCCGCCGTCGTCCTGAAGGTCGAGGATGGCAAGACGCAGTACGTCACGACCATCAATCCCTAA
- a CDS encoding lamin tail domain-containing protein: protein MSLIRMAGMLAVLTLLSACDGRGTTVPPQLPAVELSPTTVGLDYEAMFTASGGEPPLRYTVTPPPPGFSFFTGEGRLLGPGSEAGDFSITVTVRDANGTEHVRTYALRVWARPEVTSATLPIARTGGSYEHVLVATGGRPPLEWEVVEGALPTGIELHPDGLLNGQPQGEGNYPVTLRVKDAHGAEARVQLGLQVLAPGETPDGGAPDGGPHEGTFPLSVANWNIEWFGDPQNGPTNEPLQLSNVQAVIADAGVDIWGLAEIVNTAQFNELKARLPGYDGFLADDGTRVSSGTSYYGANDQKVGVLFKSDVVQVLRADVVMLNQSWDFGGRPPLRVDLRILRPDGASVDVTALILHMKAYAGAADYARRLSASSGLKDYLDLRLPTQRVMVIGDWNDDVDESIATNPDTGRKFESPYRNFVSDTARYSFTTEALSRAGVGSTTSHSSFISHQLVSNEMWDSYVPNSARVLRPNISGYRNNTSDHYPIISRFNFGQPDSGGPRNGGSQYPVFINEYLPQTGNVPGTSTPDYDRQFVELVNGGTTAVDLGGWKIHDANSQAGSDPVRHVFPAGTMIHPGKSYVVYSGPTAVPLGATNATSASGGGLYLNRGVNQGSSGDTVFLVRPDNTVQDSAGYQDTTVGISYNRSPDGSATGTWVPHTQLQTGLQASPGQRAVGAEF from the coding sequence ATGTCGTTGATCCGAATGGCGGGGATGCTCGCCGTCCTCACCCTGCTGTCCGCCTGCGATGGACGCGGCACCACCGTCCCTCCGCAGTTGCCCGCCGTCGAGCTGTCGCCCACGACCGTGGGGCTCGACTACGAAGCCATGTTCACCGCGTCCGGCGGCGAGCCGCCCCTGCGCTACACGGTGACGCCGCCTCCGCCGGGGTTCTCCTTCTTCACGGGAGAGGGACGGTTGCTGGGGCCGGGGAGCGAGGCCGGGGACTTCTCCATCACGGTGACGGTGCGGGACGCGAACGGCACGGAGCACGTGCGCACGTACGCGCTGAGAGTCTGGGCGCGGCCCGAGGTCACCAGTGCCACGCTGCCCATTGCCAGGACGGGAGGCAGCTACGAGCACGTCCTGGTCGCCACGGGTGGGCGGCCGCCGCTGGAATGGGAGGTGGTGGAAGGCGCGCTGCCCACGGGCATCGAGCTTCATCCCGACGGGTTGCTGAATGGCCAGCCGCAAGGCGAGGGCAACTACCCCGTCACCCTGCGGGTCAAGGACGCGCACGGCGCCGAGGCGCGGGTGCAGCTCGGGCTCCAGGTGCTGGCGCCGGGAGAGACGCCGGACGGAGGGGCGCCGGACGGAGGCCCGCATGAGGGGACCTTCCCGCTGTCGGTGGCGAACTGGAACATCGAGTGGTTCGGTGACCCGCAGAACGGGCCGACCAATGAGCCCCTGCAGTTGTCCAACGTGCAGGCCGTCATCGCCGACGCGGGCGTGGACATCTGGGGCCTGGCGGAGATCGTCAACACAGCGCAGTTCAACGAGCTGAAGGCGCGGCTGCCTGGCTATGACGGATTCCTCGCGGATGACGGCACGCGGGTGTCTTCGGGCACGTCGTATTACGGGGCCAACGACCAGAAGGTCGGCGTGCTGTTCAAGTCAGACGTGGTGCAGGTGCTGCGCGCGGACGTCGTGATGCTGAATCAGAGCTGGGACTTCGGAGGCCGTCCGCCGCTCCGTGTCGACCTGCGCATCCTGCGCCCGGACGGAGCCAGCGTGGACGTGACGGCGTTGATCCTCCACATGAAGGCCTACGCGGGCGCTGCGGACTATGCGCGGCGGCTGTCTGCCTCGAGTGGACTCAAGGACTACCTGGACCTGCGCCTGCCCACGCAGCGGGTCATGGTGATTGGCGACTGGAACGACGACGTCGACGAGTCCATCGCGACCAATCCCGACACGGGGAGGAAGTTCGAGTCGCCCTATCGCAACTTCGTCAGCGACACGGCCCGCTACAGCTTCACCACCGAGGCCCTGTCGCGAGCCGGCGTGGGCAGCACGACGAGCCACAGCTCATTCATCAGCCACCAGCTCGTCTCCAACGAGATGTGGGACAGCTACGTCCCCAACTCGGCGCGGGTGCTGCGTCCGAACATCTCTGGATACCGGAACAACACCTCCGACCACTACCCCATCATCAGCCGCTTCAACTTCGGCCAGCCGGACTCAGGTGGGCCGAGGAACGGCGGGTCGCAGTACCCGGTGTTCATCAACGAGTACCTGCCGCAGACGGGCAACGTGCCGGGGACGTCGACGCCTGACTATGACCGCCAGTTCGTCGAGCTGGTGAACGGAGGCACCACGGCCGTGGACCTGGGCGGATGGAAGATTCACGACGCCAACTCGCAAGCAGGGAGCGACCCCGTGCGGCACGTGTTCCCCGCGGGGACGATGATTCATCCGGGCAAGTCGTACGTCGTGTACTCGGGCCCGACGGCTGTGCCGCTGGGCGCCACGAATGCCACGTCCGCCTCGGGCGGCGGGCTGTACTTGAACCGGGGCGTCAATCAGGGGAGCAGTGGAGACACCGTGTTCCTGGTGCGGCCGGATAACACCGTGCAGGACAGCGCGGGGTATCAGGATACGACGGTGGGCATCTCCTACAACCGGAGCCCGGACGGCAGCGCTACCGGGACCTGGGTGCCGCATACGCAGTTGCAGACGGGCCTGCAGGCTTCGCCCGGGCAGCGGGCTGTCGGCGCGGAGTTCTGA
- a CDS encoding macro domain-containing protein → MPTLFVSGDLLQQDGLQALAHGCNCAGAMGKGIAVEFRARFPEMYVEYKQRCADGRFKLGDVFTWTAANVTVFNLGTQKTWRTKADLQAIKSSLSTMVKQAETLGISRIGLPRIGAGLGGLPWEPVRELLQGIGETTPVTLVVFEKYVPGAVVELP, encoded by the coding sequence ATGCCCACTCTGTTTGTCAGCGGCGATCTCCTTCAGCAGGACGGCCTGCAAGCCCTGGCGCATGGCTGCAACTGCGCAGGCGCCATGGGCAAGGGCATCGCCGTGGAGTTCCGGGCACGGTTCCCGGAGATGTACGTGGAGTACAAGCAGCGCTGCGCTGATGGCCGCTTCAAGCTGGGGGACGTGTTCACCTGGACCGCAGCGAACGTGACGGTGTTCAACCTCGGCACGCAGAAGACCTGGAGAACGAAGGCCGACCTGCAAGCGATCAAAAGCTCGCTCTCCACGATGGTCAAACAAGCGGAGACGCTGGGCATCAGCAGAATCGGCCTGCCGCGAATCGGCGCAGGACTCGGCGGACTCCCCTGGGAGCCTGTTCGCGAACTCCTGCAGGGTATCGGGGAGACCACGCCGGTGACGCTGGTTGTCTTCGAGAAGTACGTGCCCGGCGCCGTGGTCGAGTTGCCTTGA
- the grpE gene encoding nucleotide exchange factor GrpE: MRAVAGSNDKSRIQTEIGQDVIDAAVRSVERHMDEEDEVTVIEMGGSGPSTSAEADVSPSPEETPPSPSEAAAPSEDVAALRQEVEALKAQVEFSQAKGRETMERLREAHERAKEAQERTVRHAADLENYRKRAQKEKEEVQRFGSEKLLKDLLPVLDNLDRALDAAAKSPDLDSFEKGVAMTRKSFEDALGRHGVKGFSAKGQPFDPRLHEAIQQVETADVPSGHVVHEVVRGFHLNDRLVRPAMVVVARAPEPVAAAEPAAATDTGAPAAPEQTENSSGGSQ; the protein is encoded by the coding sequence GTGCGCGCCGTGGCCGGCTCGAACGACAAGAGCAGAATCCAGACGGAAATCGGGCAGGACGTCATCGACGCGGCGGTACGCAGCGTCGAGCGTCACATGGACGAAGAGGACGAGGTGACCGTCATCGAGATGGGGGGCTCAGGCCCGTCCACCTCGGCGGAAGCCGACGTGTCCCCGTCTCCCGAAGAGACTCCTCCCTCGCCCAGCGAAGCGGCGGCACCGTCCGAGGACGTGGCGGCGCTTCGCCAGGAGGTGGAGGCCCTCAAGGCGCAGGTGGAGTTCAGCCAGGCCAAGGGCCGCGAGACGATGGAACGTCTGCGTGAGGCCCACGAGCGTGCCAAGGAGGCGCAGGAGCGCACCGTGCGTCACGCCGCGGACCTGGAGAACTACCGCAAGCGCGCGCAGAAGGAGAAAGAGGAGGTCCAGCGCTTCGGCTCGGAGAAGCTGCTCAAGGACCTGCTCCCGGTGTTGGACAACCTGGACCGCGCGCTCGACGCGGCGGCCAAGTCGCCGGACCTCGACAGCTTCGAGAAGGGCGTGGCCATGACGCGCAAGTCCTTCGAGGACGCGCTCGGCCGCCACGGCGTGAAGGGCTTCAGCGCCAAGGGGCAGCCGTTCGACCCGCGCCTCCACGAGGCCATCCAGCAGGTGGAGACGGCGGACGTGCCCTCGGGCCACGTGGTCCACGAGGTCGTGCGCGGCTTCCACCTCAACGACCGGCTGGTCCGTCCCGCCATGGTCGTCGTCGCGCGCGCGCCGGAGCCCGTCGCGGCCGCCGAACCCGCCGCGGCCACCGACACCGGGGCGCCCGCCGCGCCCGAGCAGACCGAGAACTCTTCCGGGGGGAGTCAGTAA